In Methanomicrobium antiquum, one DNA window encodes the following:
- a CDS encoding COG1361 S-layer family protein has protein sequence MRKLTALLILSALFLAGMSQAGLNEPTVILSDYEVSPSVLMPGDTGMITVTLSNTASISTKTVSDSLVTTQTDINPAITGVFLDGGKDIEVTGGNSAFSGELGSKQSVKLAFTIKAPEKKGIFYVTLRVGVKDSGNLVYPIPVNVDMPVSSLKKPVLLISRIGTTSFGAGEDSFVSLNIYNSGKSTAEDILIKIAEDSPSIAPVGNSSFHISSLRSGESESFDVSFISDKNIETGISEIPLIITYSVVDGTTERHDSAIVFNVLGKSEIAIASLKTDPVRVMENDRFDLTVRIENTGTGDAKSTKAEIDLPFTGGREAFIGKIRPGNDAPAVFMLDAGNAGEYTYNFTVSWEDDTGTHESKNKLSLVVRKKEDETGLIVLLLVIIALAAGGYYYFIYKKRDEEKV, from the coding sequence TTGAGAAAATTAACTGCACTTTTGATATTGTCTGCTTTATTTCTGGCCGGAATGTCCCAGGCCGGATTAAATGAGCCGACTGTGATACTCTCTGACTATGAAGTGTCACCTTCTGTTTTGATGCCCGGCGATACAGGCATGATTACTGTTACACTTTCTAACACAGCATCTATTTCTACAAAGACTGTTTCAGACTCTCTTGTGACAACTCAGACTGATATAAATCCGGCGATAACCGGAGTTTTTCTTGACGGCGGAAAAGACATAGAGGTCACAGGCGGAAACTCTGCATTCTCAGGTGAACTTGGCTCTAAGCAGTCTGTAAAGCTGGCATTTACAATTAAAGCGCCTGAGAAGAAGGGAATTTTTTATGTGACCCTTCGTGTCGGAGTAAAAGACTCGGGAAATCTTGTCTATCCAATCCCTGTCAATGTTGACATGCCGGTATCATCGCTTAAAAAACCGGTATTATTAATCTCCCGCATCGGCACAACATCTTTTGGCGCCGGAGAAGACAGTTTTGTCTCATTAAATATCTACAACAGTGGAAAGAGCACAGCAGAAGATATTCTCATAAAAATTGCTGAAGATTCTCCATCCATTGCACCGGTAGGGAATTCTTCGTTTCATATATCTTCTCTTCGGTCAGGTGAATCAGAATCGTTTGATGTCTCATTCATTTCAGATAAAAATATTGAGACCGGAATTTCTGAAATACCGTTGATTATCACATACAGCGTTGTTGACGGAACAACTGAAAGGCATGATTCTGCGATTGTCTTTAATGTTTTGGGAAAAAGCGAGATTGCCATTGCATCATTAAAAACCGATCCTGTAAGGGTTATGGAAAACGACAGGTTTGACCTTACAGTCAGGATTGAAAACACAGGAACTGGTGATGCCAAATCAACAAAAGCAGAGATAGATTTGCCGTTTACAGGAGGGAGAGAAGCATTTATCGGAAAAATCCGTCCCGGAAATGATGCTCCTGCCGTATTTATGCTTGATGCCGGAAATGCAGGGGAATACACATATAATTTTACAGTATCGTGGGAGGACGACACAGGCACTCATGAATCGAAAAATAAATTATCACTTGTTGTCCGGAAAAAAGAGGATGAAACAGGTCTGATTGTCTTACTATTAGTTATAATCGCACTGGCGGCCGGCGGGTATTACTACTTTATTTACAAAAAGAGAGATGAAGAAAAGGTCTGA
- a CDS encoding ABC transporter permease — protein MLDDVRVSFFLAVRATKRGGIGRLFMNIFIIALVLTNMIFLPSIIAGSIAIFNQQNIDYLTSDIVIEPRENDMYIENLDELMPALNRIPGVVRASAWYESPASIQLEEESVTIGITAIDPRDEQEVTKFHEVMKEGNYLGSGDMDSIILGRLVAGEKDKTGDFYPSLGGAEVGDTVIVDYSNGVVREYRIKGIFNTKSWTADYMAIVTWDEMNSVLGYENNVADKVLVKTYRNDVNVDAVRRNILEFGIGEDVKTWEESLPDAVTESVESFNIINQISVAGSLLIAVVLIFIMTTIRAFNNRKQIGILKAIGIKKSVIINSYVIQVIFLCLIGSLLGFLMLEMMTAYFTAYPMEFPDGDVIPIVDYKALVENTVLLFVSSAIAGYIPAWRITRENILDAMRGV, from the coding sequence ATGCTTGATGACGTGAGGGTATCTTTTTTTCTGGCTGTCAGGGCAACCAAACGCGGAGGCATCGGGAGGTTGTTTATGAATATATTCATAATTGCCCTTGTCCTTACAAATATGATATTTCTGCCCTCAATCATCGCAGGTTCAATCGCAATTTTCAATCAGCAGAATATTGACTATCTGACATCGGATATAGTAATCGAGCCCCGCGAAAATGACATGTATATCGAAAATCTCGATGAACTTATGCCTGCTTTGAATCGTATCCCCGGTGTTGTCAGAGCATCGGCTTGGTATGAATCTCCTGCATCAATTCAGCTGGAGGAAGAATCCGTGACTATAGGGATTACAGCAATTGATCCGAGGGATGAACAGGAGGTCACGAAATTTCATGAGGTGATGAAAGAAGGCAATTACCTTGGAAGCGGGGATATGGATTCTATAATTCTCGGTAGGCTTGTTGCAGGTGAAAAGGACAAAACCGGGGATTTTTATCCTTCTCTTGGTGGTGCAGAGGTTGGTGATACTGTAATTGTTGACTACTCTAACGGAGTTGTACGTGAATACAGGATTAAGGGAATTTTCAATACAAAATCCTGGACTGCTGATTATATGGCGATTGTAACCTGGGATGAGATGAACTCTGTTCTTGGATACGAAAACAACGTTGCAGACAAAGTGCTTGTAAAAACATACCGAAACGATGTGAATGTAGATGCTGTCAGAAGAAATATACTTGAGTTTGGCATCGGCGAGGATGTAAAGACCTGGGAGGAATCCCTTCCCGATGCAGTTACAGAGTCTGTTGAGTCTTTTAATATAATAAACCAGATAAGCGTTGCCGGAAGCCTTCTCATTGCCGTTGTTTTGATATTTATCATGACCACTATAAGAGCCTTTAACAACAGAAAGCAGATTGGAATTTTAAAGGCAATCGGGATAAAAAAAAGTGTTATTATAAATTCATATGTAATACAGGTGATTTTTTTATGCCTGATTGGCTCACTACTTGGATTTTTGATGCTTGAGATGATGACTGCCTATTTTACAGCATATCCTATGGAGTTTCCTGACGGAGATGTAATTCCTATTGTGGATTATAAAGCACTTGTAGAAAATACAGTTCTTTTATTTGTTTCATCGGCTATTGCAGGATATATTCCGGCATGGAGGATAACGCGGGAGAACATTCTTGATGCGATGAGAGGTGTCTGA
- a CDS encoding tetratricopeptide repeat protein — MPPMDGRIYISDENVTHQKWMTQYEENPKKYLNDPENPLEWTLKGLQCAANNGHDEALLYFDTAIEGDAQFAPAYYSKAVSLFNLKQYDEAEECLQKAIEINSQYEALAEKLRGNYLE, encoded by the coding sequence ATGCCTCCCATGGATGGAAGGATATACATATCAGATGAGAATGTGACCCATCAGAAGTGGATGACGCAATACGAAGAAAACCCGAAAAAATATCTAAATGATCCGGAAAACCCGCTGGAATGGACACTGAAAGGGTTGCAGTGTGCTGCAAATAATGGGCATGACGAGGCGCTTTTGTATTTTGATACCGCAATCGAAGGTGACGCTCAATTTGCTCCTGCATATTATTCTAAGGCTGTTTCTTTATTCAATCTGAAACAATACGACGAAGCAGAAGAATGCCTCCAAAAAGCAATAGAAATTAATTCCCAGTATGAAGCACTTGCCGAAAAACTCAGAGGAAACTATTTGGAATAA
- a CDS encoding ABC transporter ATP-binding protein: MISAEDITRTYMMGLVEVRALRGVSVEIKRGDFVGIMGPSGSGKSTLLHILGLLDRPTEGSIRIFGKDVLSMSDDCKGRFRLSKFGFIFQDYALVPELTALENVILPAMAKGLSLAESEKKGMEYLSLVGLGERANHIPAELSGGEQQRVAIARALVNSPEIIFADEPCANLDTENSRAVLELFKKINEETERTVIMVSHESWHKEFFERLILLRDGKVSSDSYL, encoded by the coding sequence ATTATATCCGCAGAAGATATTACAAGAACCTATATGATGGGGCTTGTTGAGGTCCGTGCTTTAAGGGGAGTTTCGGTTGAGATTAAAAGGGGGGATTTTGTCGGGATTATGGGGCCTTCAGGCTCCGGGAAATCGACACTTCTTCACATTCTGGGTCTTTTAGACAGACCGACAGAAGGAAGTATAAGGATTTTTGGAAAAGACGTTCTTTCTATGAGCGATGACTGCAAGGGACGATTCCGTCTCTCAAAATTTGGCTTTATATTTCAGGATTATGCACTTGTTCCTGAACTTACAGCGCTTGAAAACGTTATTCTTCCTGCAATGGCAAAAGGTCTGTCTCTTGCAGAATCTGAAAAAAAAGGAATGGAATACCTAAGCCTTGTCGGGCTTGGGGAACGAGCTAATCATATTCCGGCCGAGCTTTCCGGAGGTGAACAGCAAAGAGTTGCAATAGCAAGGGCGCTTGTAAACAGCCCGGAGATTATTTTTGCAGATGAGCCGTGTGCAAATCTTGATACGGAAAATTCAAGGGCTGTTCTTGAGCTTTTTAAAAAGATTAACGAGGAGACTGAAAGGACTGTTATTATGGTCTCTCATGAATCCTGGCATAAGGAGTTTTTTGAAAGGCTGATTCTTTTAAGAGATGGAAAAGTATCTTCTGATTCGTATCTTTAA
- a CDS encoding transglutaminase domain-containing protein, whose product MKSVLFLVLSVFTLCLVLFCGCTGTDDIYVVSDDAKSRADAIYDEGVVSYSNGDYRTAEEKFLEAQSLYESAGLLDDAKKAMTKSFVSLRSYVEYSLNESEAYASLKEKVPEILDEEISGWLEDSAQKIESDGETLYFYDTAANYLYENYEIIRVIDDRIDFDFLSRDVLSGKKPDGSSPYFNPKTYEGTSALLIPEDFLRDGAIIKVWMPLPLVTESQTNVTVTNLSYSEYIVYGPVTEGQIGYVYYELPADKLSGDTLISADISFTSYEQGFYVDPAKVMPYNKTTPEYILYTKSDRNIEINEDISKLAREIVGDEKNPYLQAVMIYNHIIETYPYSHVPHLSLDTIEPKTAESTHMLNTGRGDCGTQSMLFSALCRSLGIPARAPGGYQMIITDTPGTHFWAMYYIEGYGWIPCDPTVADAADWVEVSEDKRVAFKEYFAHNLDNTRFVIQKDVDAEMSPAIPADAAVFRVVRQMPAVLCDEADFDIDLYSGEGFKIELWAVDNI is encoded by the coding sequence ATGAAGTCGGTTTTATTCCTCGTTTTATCTGTATTTACTCTATGTCTTGTGCTGTTTTGCGGTTGCACGGGCACAGATGATATTTATGTTGTTTCTGATGATGCGAAATCCAGGGCTGATGCCATTTATGATGAAGGTGTTGTTTCATACAGTAATGGCGATTATAGAACCGCCGAGGAGAAGTTTTTAGAGGCACAAAGCCTTTACGAAAGCGCAGGTCTTTTAGATGATGCCAAAAAAGCAATGACAAAAAGCTTTGTCTCACTTAGATCATATGTGGAGTATTCACTTAATGAATCAGAAGCTTATGCTTCCCTAAAAGAAAAAGTGCCTGAAATTTTGGATGAGGAAATTTCCGGTTGGCTTGAAGATTCCGCCCAGAAGATTGAATCTGACGGCGAGACTTTGTATTTTTATGACACTGCCGCAAACTACCTTTATGAAAATTATGAAATCATCAGAGTAATTGATGACAGAATAGATTTTGACTTTTTGTCACGCGATGTTTTGTCAGGCAAAAAGCCGGATGGAAGTTCACCTTATTTCAACCCGAAGACCTATGAGGGAACATCGGCCCTTTTAATTCCTGAGGATTTTTTAAGAGATGGCGCAATAATAAAAGTCTGGATGCCTCTTCCGCTTGTTACTGAGTCACAGACTAATGTGACTGTTACAAATTTATCATACAGCGAATACATCGTGTACGGGCCTGTAACAGAAGGGCAGATTGGTTATGTCTATTATGAGCTTCCTGCCGATAAGTTAAGCGGAGATACACTAATCTCGGCTGATATTTCGTTTACCTCTTATGAGCAGGGATTTTATGTAGACCCTGCAAAAGTAATGCCGTATAACAAGACCACACCTGAGTATATCCTTTATACAAAGTCTGATCGGAATATAGAGATTAATGAGGACATATCAAAACTGGCCCGCGAGATTGTCGGAGATGAGAAAAATCCGTATCTTCAGGCTGTAATGATATACAACCACATCATTGAAACTTATCCGTACAGCCACGTTCCGCACTTGTCGCTTGATACAATTGAGCCAAAGACTGCTGAGTCAACCCATATGCTAAATACAGGACGTGGCGACTGCGGAACACAGAGTATGCTCTTTTCAGCACTTTGCAGATCGCTTGGAATTCCGGCACGTGCACCCGGCGGTTATCAGATGATTATAACTGATACTCCCGGAACGCACTTTTGGGCGATGTATTATATTGAAGGGTACGGCTGGATTCCGTGCGATCCGACAGTTGCTGATGCCGCCGACTGGGTTGAGGTTTCTGAAGATAAAAGAGTGGCTTTTAAGGAGTATTTTGCACACAACCTTGACAATACTAGGTTTGTGATTCAAAAGGATGTCGATGCTGAAATGTCGCCTGCAATTCCAGCTGACGCGGCTGTATTTCGGGTTGTAAGGCAAATGCCTGCCGTTTTATGTGACGAGGCTGATTTCGATATTGACTTATATTCAGGAGAGGGATTTAAAATTGAGCTTTGGGCGGTTGATAATATCTGA
- the serS gene encoding serine--tRNA ligase has product MLDLKFIRNSPDIVRADLKKRGDAEKLSWIDDLLLKDIKSREMQTEINTLRNRRNIISKEIKTAKKEGKDISTLLEEAKNLPARIKDMESELEEINKQIKFYQMRIPNILHESVPVGKDDSENVEVKRWGEPKVPSFELKNHGELIVEKGLAEFERAAKISGAGFYMLKGNLALMDLALQRLAIDTLTQRGYIPVIPPYMMNRAAYEGVTDLADFENVMYAIDGEDEFLIATSEHPMAAMYMGEIFEEKDLPLKLAGISPCFRREIGSHGLDTKGLFRVHQFHKVEQFIYCKPEDSWALHEELLKNAEDIFQMLGLSYHVVNICTGDIGTVAAKKYDIEVWMPRESAYREVVSCSNCTAYQSVRLNIRARDAHEFEKKYSLHTLNSTAVATTRTLRAILENYQEEDGTVVIPEVLRPYMNGAETL; this is encoded by the coding sequence ATGCTTGATCTGAAATTTATCCGAAACAGCCCCGATATAGTAAGAGCAGATCTTAAGAAAAGGGGAGATGCTGAAAAGCTTTCATGGATAGATGACCTTCTCTTAAAAGACATCAAATCCCGTGAGATGCAGACTGAAATAAATACTCTCAGAAACCGCAGAAATATAATAAGCAAAGAGATAAAAACTGCCAAAAAAGAAGGAAAAGACATCTCCACTCTTCTTGAAGAAGCCAAAAATCTCCCTGCCAGAATTAAGGATATGGAATCAGAACTCGAAGAGATAAACAAACAAATAAAGTTCTACCAGATGCGGATTCCAAACATCCTCCACGAAAGCGTTCCTGTGGGAAAGGACGATTCCGAAAATGTTGAGGTTAAACGCTGGGGCGAGCCGAAAGTTCCTTCATTTGAGCTTAAAAACCACGGTGAACTTATTGTAGAAAAGGGCCTTGCCGAGTTTGAAAGAGCGGCAAAAATCTCCGGCGCCGGTTTTTATATGCTGAAGGGGAACTTAGCGTTAATGGACTTAGCCCTTCAGCGCCTTGCAATCGACACCCTCACACAGCGTGGCTACATACCTGTAATTCCGCCTTACATGATGAACCGTGCCGCATATGAGGGTGTAACCGATCTCGCCGATTTCGAAAACGTGATGTATGCAATTGACGGCGAGGACGAGTTTTTAATTGCGACAAGCGAACATCCGATGGCGGCTATGTACATGGGCGAAATCTTTGAGGAAAAGGATTTACCCTTAAAGCTTGCCGGAATTAGCCCGTGCTTCAGGCGTGAGATAGGATCGCACGGACTTGACACAAAGGGCTTATTCCGCGTTCACCAGTTCCACAAGGTCGAACAGTTCATCTACTGCAAACCGGAGGATTCATGGGCACTACATGAGGAGCTTTTGAAAAACGCTGAGGATATCTTCCAGATGTTAGGTCTATCCTATCACGTTGTAAACATCTGCACAGGAGATATCGGAACGGTTGCGGCGAAGAAATACGACATAGAGGTCTGGATGCCACGTGAGAGTGCATACAGAGAGGTTGTCTCATGCTCAAACTGTACTGCATACCAGTCGGTCAGGCTTAATATCCGGGCAAGGGATGCTCACGAATTTGAAAAAAAATACAGTCTGCACACCTTAAACAGCACAGCGGTTGCAACAACAAGGACTCTTCGTGCAATTCTTGAAAACTACCAGGAAGAGGACGGAACGGTTGTAATTCCTGAAGTTTTAAGGCCGTATATGAACGGTGCAGAGACTCTCTAA
- a CDS encoding calcium-dependent protein kinase: MRKKLIVGTFLAITLLGCFAISMEIIANMSEQAEIIAYSSENSPNTRSSSTPEFILKTGYPKNKTEILSYNVKNKKMSSEEIADIAGLFGLNGELEYCNEKTGEMRIIDNSYDPQRQFSYHSKSGAIVYSIPDKQFPNSVEEQPVLPLKEEAIKIANEFLLKTGAYQKDAFVKNVEVNQKQQVWKSGAVEPEKSYDVTNAVRYARNFDGIPVYGDEFSVIVGDSGEVLGMVKSWREVEPAGNVELRKAQDAYEDLCRQNTVYPVNLAEYDKITINNISLGYWMEPGTYEQKKVVPVYVFSGTKARGELTDSFTEYVYAIKS; this comes from the coding sequence ATGAGAAAAAAATTAATTGTTGGAACATTTCTTGCAATTACCTTATTAGGATGTTTTGCAATATCAATGGAAATAATTGCAAACATGTCTGAACAGGCTGAAATAATTGCTTATAGTTCTGAAAATTCACCAAACACAAGGAGCAGCTCTACTCCTGAATTTATACTAAAAACAGGTTATCCAAAAAATAAAACAGAAATTTTGTCATATAACGTAAAAAACAAAAAAATGAGTTCAGAAGAGATAGCCGATATTGCCGGGTTGTTTGGTCTGAATGGAGAGTTGGAATACTGCAATGAAAAAACAGGTGAAATGCGAATTATTGATAATTCTTATGACCCTCAAAGGCAGTTTTCATATCATTCAAAATCAGGTGCAATAGTCTATTCAATTCCTGATAAACAATTTCCAAACAGTGTTGAAGAACAGCCGGTTCTTCCTTTAAAAGAAGAAGCAATAAAAATTGCGAATGAATTCCTTTTAAAGACAGGGGCTTATCAAAAAGATGCCTTTGTTAAAAATGTAGAAGTAAATCAGAAGCAGCAGGTCTGGAAAAGCGGAGCAGTTGAGCCGGAAAAATCCTATGATGTAACAAATGCTGTTCGTTATGCCAGAAATTTTGACGGAATCCCGGTTTATGGTGATGAATTTTCTGTAATTGTTGGTGACAGCGGAGAAGTTTTAGGGATGGTAAAATCCTGGAGAGAGGTTGAACCGGCAGGAAATGTTGAGTTAAGAAAAGCTCAGGATGCATATGAAGATTTGTGCAGACAAAATACTGTATATCCGGTAAACCTTGCCGAATATGACAAAATTACTATTAATAACATTTCTCTTGGTTACTGGATGGAACCAGGAACCTATGAACAAAAAAAGGTAGTTCCCGTATATGTTTTTAGCGGAACTAAAGCAAGAGGTGAATTAACAGACTCATTTACTGAATATGTTTATGCTATAAAATCCTGA
- a CDS encoding LolA family protein — protein sequence MTFSLLSGCTSGQYDNLSAGELKIQYLENAGKIEDYQSEYSSSKDGTILFDWKSPAEYRMEYMDSKKNAPGTLLLMNKTTGVSYDAKENTYKIQPEIAYLPRHDYQAVIQRAVRDEEFKITNTKTADGRMLYEIEILTEPWSDKYTDYISSKIEAWIDPKSGLVWNITTYYPSDTVNDVIEYNRIEVNTNIPESRFSLFPPSGSKPRGAVEKPGIIKTENYSDSLHPALVSGSTDYTSDLLTLPIGGFNGERFLIYLFDYDGTKWVKKPDPSASINYTFYSRNMKPGTVKYKITRVAGLYETSPLPLPRNFTVTIEPDEFKAEPGKTYTSKVTAHMQPDLDYDNLWLYIHADIEELPDAITDDWVRVAINDGTPMSGAGLYHFYQGSGDYAQDMLVVPQGKTGVAQFIVHTGELDTGIVTMNLTTVPCNLNHGPIGEDERPSWPKGIQVSVTPEKFTARSFADYFLDMSFYVDSSVKPGDYCFSAQLRTPTGGFDFAPFTLRVIRGD from the coding sequence GTGACATTTTCTCTTCTTTCAGGCTGTACATCCGGTCAGTACGACAACCTTTCAGCAGGTGAACTAAAAATTCAGTATCTGGAAAATGCAGGAAAAATTGAGGATTATCAGTCAGAATATTCCTCCTCAAAAGACGGCACTATTCTGTTTGACTGGAAATCTCCCGCAGAATATCGTATGGAATATATGGACAGTAAAAAGAATGCACCCGGAACACTTCTTTTAATGAACAAAACAACAGGAGTTAGCTATGACGCCAAAGAAAATACTTACAAAATCCAGCCGGAAATAGCGTATCTTCCCCGTCATGATTATCAGGCTGTCATTCAAAGAGCTGTAAGGGATGAGGAATTTAAAATAACCAATACAAAAACGGCTGATGGCCGGATGCTGTATGAAATAGAAATTTTAACAGAACCCTGGTCGGATAAATACACTGATTATATAAGCTCAAAAATAGAAGCCTGGATAGATCCAAAATCAGGCCTCGTATGGAACATCACCACATATTACCCGTCGGATACCGTAAACGATGTCATCGAATATAACCGCATTGAAGTGAATACCAATATTCCTGAAAGCAGATTCTCCCTTTTCCCGCCATCTGGATCAAAACCCCGGGGTGCTGTTGAAAAGCCCGGAATAATTAAAACAGAAAATTACTCTGACTCACTACACCCTGCTCTTGTTTCTGGCAGTACTGACTATACCTCTGATCTGCTGACACTGCCCATCGGAGGTTTTAACGGGGAGAGATTTTTAATTTACCTGTTTGATTATGACGGAACAAAATGGGTAAAAAAGCCCGATCCGTCTGCCTCCATAAATTATACCTTCTATTCCAGGAACATGAAACCCGGAACTGTGAAGTATAAGATAACGCGTGTGGCCGGATTGTATGAGACAAGTCCTCTTCCTCTGCCCCGTAATTTTACCGTAACCATCGAACCGGACGAATTCAAAGCAGAGCCTGGGAAGACATACACATCAAAGGTGACTGCTCACATGCAGCCTGATTTAGACTATGATAATCTGTGGTTGTATATACATGCTGACATCGAAGAGTTGCCTGATGCGATTACTGACGACTGGGTAAGAGTGGCGATTAATGACGGCACGCCTATGAGTGGTGCGGGACTTTATCATTTTTATCAGGGATCAGGAGATTATGCTCAGGATATGCTTGTTGTTCCACAGGGAAAAACCGGAGTAGCTCAGTTTATTGTCCACACCGGTGAACTTGACACAGGTATAGTAACAATGAACTTAACAACAGTGCCCTGTAATCTGAATCACGGTCCTATTGGGGAGGATGAACGTCCCTCTTGGCCAAAAGGAATACAGGTATCTGTGACTCCTGAGAAATTTACAGCCCGTAGCTTTGCTGATTATTTTCTTGATATGTCTTTTTATGTTGACTCTTCGGTAAAACCAGGGGATTATTGTTTTAGTGCACAGCTAAGAACACCCACAGGAGGTTTTGATTTTGCGCCTTTCACACTCAGGGTGATCCGCGGCGACTGA